One genomic segment of Mycolicibacterium gilvum includes these proteins:
- a CDS encoding enoyl-CoA hydratase/isomerase family protein, whose translation MNTTAAVLSDTTDGILTITLNRPEAANAVRPDDRDTIIALLAAAADDEKVRAVVLRANGKHFCSGADVASLADRRARGEKRVLEPTRRIMNGAQKLVASVLDCHKPVIAAVQGAATGLGAHIVYASDLVIATENSYFAESFVKRGLVVDGGGCYLLPRRIGMQKAKEMAFFGERLTAAEALALGLVNRMVAPAELDAAVADFAGRLAAAPTSAIAFTKRLLNDSPDTDRSGAFVAEAMAQEIQSYSHDSKEGVQAFIDKRPTEFTGW comes from the coding sequence ATGAACACCACTGCGGCCGTGCTATCCGACACCACCGATGGCATCCTCACAATCACCCTCAATCGGCCAGAGGCCGCGAACGCGGTCCGGCCCGACGACCGCGACACGATCATCGCGCTGCTGGCCGCCGCCGCGGACGACGAGAAAGTACGCGCGGTGGTGTTGCGCGCCAACGGGAAACACTTCTGCTCGGGCGCTGACGTGGCTTCGCTGGCGGACCGGCGGGCGCGGGGCGAGAAGCGAGTGCTGGAGCCGACGCGACGCATCATGAACGGGGCCCAGAAATTGGTTGCCAGCGTGTTGGATTGCCACAAGCCGGTGATCGCCGCGGTGCAGGGTGCTGCGACAGGCCTGGGGGCCCACATTGTCTATGCGTCCGATCTCGTGATCGCCACCGAAAATTCCTATTTCGCTGAGTCATTCGTCAAGCGCGGGCTGGTTGTCGACGGTGGAGGGTGCTACCTGCTGCCTCGAAGGATCGGCATGCAGAAGGCAAAAGAGATGGCCTTCTTCGGAGAGCGCCTGACGGCAGCCGAAGCGTTGGCACTCGGTCTGGTGAACCGCATGGTCGCCCCGGCTGAGTTGGACGCGGCGGTGGCCGACTTCGCCGGGCGACTGGCGGCGGCACCGACGAGCGCCATCGCGTTCACCAAGCGACTCCTCAACGACTCCCCCGACACCGATCGGTCCGGGGCGTTCGTCGCCGAGGCGATGGCCCAGGAGATCCAGTCCTACTCACATGACTCGAAAGAGGGTGTGCAGGCGTTCATCGACAAGCGCCCGACCGAGTTCACCGGGTGGTGA
- a CDS encoding Zn-ribbon domain-containing OB-fold protein translates to MARADIPVIDQVSEPYWAAARQGHLLIAKCRPCGRVHHYPRPFCPFCWSDDVHPVQASGTGILYTYSTVYVNDLTPFSSRLPYVAAIVELPEGPRLMTAIEGVEPERLRVGMPVTAIFRPVDETDPDSPYLTIFTPREDS, encoded by the coding sequence ATGGCGCGCGCCGACATCCCGGTCATCGACCAGGTCAGCGAGCCGTATTGGGCCGCGGCGCGGCAGGGTCACCTGCTGATCGCCAAGTGCCGGCCGTGCGGGCGGGTGCATCACTACCCGCGGCCGTTCTGCCCCTTCTGCTGGAGCGACGACGTCCACCCTGTTCAGGCCAGCGGAACCGGAATCCTGTACACGTATTCGACGGTGTACGTGAATGATCTGACTCCGTTCAGCTCGCGACTGCCCTACGTTGCCGCGATCGTCGAGCTGCCCGAAGGCCCGCGGCTGATGACCGCCATCGAGGGCGTCGAACCCGAGCGTCTTCGGGTCGGAATGCCCGTCACCGCGATTTTCCGGCCCGTAGACGAGACAGATCCCGACAGCCCGTATCTCACGATATTCACCCCAAGAGAGGACTCATGA
- a CDS encoding SDR family NAD(P)-dependent oxidoreductase has translation MTGLLDGKVALVTGAGHGIGRGHALELAKHGATVIVNDLGTTLSGEGTGKVADEVVSIIESRGGSAVSDFSDVGDEQQVDLAVERAYSQLGRLDIVVNNAGIVRDKAIWNMTADDFDLVMRVHVRGSWLTSRAVARKWRAESKESGAKVYGRIINTTSGAGLHGHFGQTNYSTAKSAIVGLTQTLSLELASIGATVNAISPGGRTRMSASMPGAEAAIEPDERAEDEFDPKDPSLGSPVVAWLASPEAGHVSGQVIRAMGEHLQLLKGWHPVTSVSNGQKRWDANKLGAIMATDVFGTRNTGLRLGG, from the coding sequence ATGACCGGACTACTCGACGGCAAGGTCGCCCTGGTGACCGGCGCCGGGCATGGCATCGGCCGTGGCCACGCACTCGAACTGGCCAAGCATGGCGCGACGGTGATCGTCAATGACCTTGGCACCACCCTTTCCGGCGAGGGCACCGGCAAGGTCGCCGACGAGGTCGTCTCGATCATCGAGAGCCGCGGTGGCAGCGCGGTGTCCGACTTCAGCGACGTGGGCGACGAGCAGCAGGTAGACCTTGCCGTGGAACGCGCCTACTCGCAGCTGGGCAGGCTTGACATCGTGGTCAACAACGCGGGCATCGTGCGCGACAAGGCGATATGGAACATGACGGCCGACGACTTCGACCTGGTGATGCGGGTGCACGTGCGCGGCAGCTGGCTGACCAGCCGCGCGGTCGCGCGGAAATGGCGCGCGGAATCCAAGGAATCCGGCGCAAAAGTCTATGGCCGCATCATCAACACCACCTCGGGCGCCGGCCTGCACGGCCACTTCGGTCAGACGAACTACAGCACCGCGAAGTCGGCGATCGTGGGCCTGACCCAGACGCTCAGTCTCGAGCTCGCATCGATCGGCGCCACCGTGAACGCCATCAGTCCTGGTGGACGCACGCGCATGTCCGCGTCCATGCCGGGAGCAGAGGCGGCCATCGAGCCCGACGAGCGCGCCGAGGACGAATTCGATCCCAAGGACCCGTCGCTGGGCTCTCCCGTGGTGGCGTGGCTCGCCAGTCCCGAAGCCGGCCATGTCAGCGGTCAGGTGATCCGGGCCATGGGCGAGCATCTGCAGCTGCTCAAGGGCTGGCATCCGGTGACGTCGGTCTCCAACGGCCAAAAGCGATGGGATGCAAACAAACTCGGTGCCATCATGGCCACCGACGTGTTCGGGACGCGTAACACCGGCCTGCGACTGGGCGGCTGA
- a CDS encoding cytochrome C oxidase subunit IV family protein, producing the protein MPGPSVLAFVRGRAGVSWLVLIAATVVSFALGADHGTGSAMAVVILGIAAIKIRLVGLDFMELRNAPKPLRIAFEGYCVALWALLSGLYLFL; encoded by the coding sequence ATGCCGGGCCCCTCCGTATTGGCCTTCGTCCGTGGCCGCGCGGGCGTGTCCTGGCTGGTGTTGATCGCAGCGACGGTGGTGTCCTTCGCTCTGGGCGCCGACCATGGCACCGGTTCGGCGATGGCGGTCGTCATCCTTGGGATCGCCGCGATCAAGATACGGCTCGTCGGGCTCGACTTCATGGAACTGCGAAACGCTCCAAAGCCTCTGCGGATCGCATTCGAGGGATATTGCGTGGCGCTGTGGGCCTTGCTGTCCGGGCTATACCTATTTCTGTGA
- a CDS encoding cytochrome c oxidase subunit 3, whose product MTVHASSLTATPTRRVPGESGTWVFLFGDMLVFGAFFATFMVERAKNPEQFDLARKTLHLGVGFTNTLVLLTSSLLVVITLRALRSGARHIARSATVAAMAWGGVFIALKTFEYYSLVTGGHAVIANHFYLYYFILTGIHLLHVCVGITVLTFLLTQTRRHELGPTRMAVVEGGACFWHLVDLLWIVLFPLLYLVS is encoded by the coding sequence GTGACAGTTCATGCATCTTCGCTGACCGCGACGCCGACGCGGCGCGTGCCCGGTGAGAGCGGCACGTGGGTGTTCCTGTTCGGCGACATGCTGGTATTCGGCGCGTTTTTCGCCACCTTCATGGTCGAGCGGGCCAAGAACCCCGAACAGTTCGACCTCGCGCGCAAGACGCTGCACCTCGGGGTTGGGTTCACCAACACGCTGGTACTGCTGACGAGTTCACTGCTCGTGGTCATCACGTTGCGTGCGCTGCGGTCGGGAGCCCGGCACATCGCGCGCTCGGCCACCGTGGCGGCAATGGCGTGGGGCGGAGTGTTCATCGCCCTCAAGACCTTCGAGTACTACTCGTTGGTGACCGGTGGACACGCGGTCATCGCCAATCACTTCTACCTGTACTACTTCATCCTCACCGGTATACATCTGCTTCACGTCTGTGTCGGTATTACGGTGCTGACATTCCTGCTCACCCAGACGCGGCGGCACGAACTCGGACCAACGCGGATGGCCGTCGTGGAGGGCGGGGCTTGTTTCTGGCACCTCGTCGACCTGCTGTGGATCGTGCTGTTTCCGCTGCTGTACCTGGTGTCGTGA
- a CDS encoding TIGR03857 family LLM class F420-dependent oxidoreductase, which produces MDGRQLSGIALGAYVLPGRVADPAVVVDQAKAAERLDLHTVWLSERWGTKDLGVIAGAVSQATSRIRIASGITHLQSRHPALLASLAMTAQALSGGRFMLGVGRSVDAMWAAVGLPRSTNASIVDHADIFRRLCRGEKVSYDGPAGRYPSLRLNDLPDQPVPPVVFAAIGPKGLELAGRHFDGVLLHPFLTPAAVERSVRRVRDAERTAGRPVGSVRVYATVVVACELPAEEELAVVDARAVTYYQIPGFGERLAAVNGWDPEPLSRLRSHPLLAGVRGSADSVLTREELVEAASALPGPWTAEAAAVGSARSCHLMFERFRDAGADELVLHSSTPDRFDALFNGAEAKSSN; this is translated from the coding sequence ATGGATGGCAGACAGCTCAGCGGCATAGCGCTCGGCGCTTACGTGCTCCCCGGACGCGTCGCCGACCCCGCGGTCGTCGTCGATCAGGCGAAGGCCGCCGAGCGTCTCGATCTGCACACCGTATGGCTCAGCGAGCGGTGGGGGACCAAGGATCTCGGGGTGATCGCAGGCGCGGTGAGCCAAGCCACCTCGAGGATCCGGATAGCCTCGGGCATCACCCATCTCCAGTCCCGGCATCCCGCACTGCTGGCGTCGCTGGCGATGACGGCTCAGGCGCTGTCGGGCGGACGATTCATGCTTGGCGTTGGACGCTCGGTCGACGCGATGTGGGCGGCGGTGGGGCTACCTCGTTCCACGAACGCGTCGATCGTCGACCACGCTGACATCTTCCGCCGACTGTGCCGGGGTGAGAAGGTCAGCTACGACGGACCCGCGGGCAGGTACCCGTCGTTGCGGCTCAACGACCTACCGGATCAGCCGGTGCCGCCAGTGGTCTTCGCGGCGATCGGACCCAAGGGCCTGGAGCTCGCGGGTCGCCACTTCGACGGCGTGCTGCTGCATCCGTTCCTGACCCCCGCCGCCGTCGAGCGTTCGGTACGGCGCGTCCGGGACGCCGAGCGCACAGCGGGCCGCCCGGTGGGCAGTGTGCGGGTGTACGCCACTGTTGTGGTCGCGTGCGAGCTGCCCGCCGAGGAGGAGCTCGCTGTAGTGGACGCTCGGGCGGTGACGTACTACCAGATTCCGGGATTCGGCGAGCGATTGGCGGCAGTCAACGGGTGGGATCCGGAACCATTGAGCAGGTTGCGAAGTCATCCGCTACTTGCCGGTGTCAGGGGTTCGGCGGACTCGGTGCTCACCCGCGAGGAACTCGTCGAGGCCGCCTCCGCATTACCTGGGCCGTGGACGGCGGAGGCGGCGGCGGTCGGGTCGGCGCGCTCCTGCCATCTGATGTTCGAACGCTTCCGCGATGCGGGTGCCGACGAATTGGTACTGCACAGCAGCACGCCCGACCGATTCGACGCCCTGTTCAACGGCGCCGAAGCAAAATCATCAAACTAG
- a CDS encoding phosphotransferase family protein — MAYTSARGQFGSRTSDILQAWLPPSLAPGGTTDFEISEFTAPPAGYSGKTAFFTASWKDPAGERHSADLVLRAQAEDHQLFTTPDAPRQAEVMKRLAEHAIPVPHVVGIERDASILGSPFYLMRRVRGRTPSDVPSWHKRGWTVELSPVERGLLCDNGLQALVSLHRIDDPDTLAFFRGGTDPSRTALQRYLDKLRGWYEWCHADMQVGGATLAEALRVIVDAAPDTDAETVVWGDARVGNISFGDDLSVVALFDWETAGTGPPDIDVGWWLMFERFLCEALGFTRLPGIPDDDEIVRRYLEFGGTLTGDIAYYQLIAAFVLSLINNRLARLLERDGLDVVTAQSYPRMSVGLVEHYLDRL; from the coding sequence ATGGCTTACACATCTGCGCGCGGCCAATTCGGTAGTCGGACGAGCGACATTCTGCAGGCCTGGCTGCCGCCGAGCCTCGCGCCCGGTGGCACAACCGACTTCGAGATCTCCGAGTTCACCGCCCCACCGGCCGGCTACTCAGGAAAGACAGCGTTCTTCACTGCCTCGTGGAAGGACCCGGCCGGCGAACGCCACAGCGCTGACCTGGTGCTGCGTGCACAGGCCGAGGACCACCAGCTGTTCACGACGCCCGACGCACCGCGCCAGGCCGAGGTTATGAAACGTCTTGCCGAACATGCAATTCCAGTGCCGCACGTCGTCGGTATCGAACGCGACGCATCGATTCTGGGATCGCCGTTCTATCTGATGCGCCGGGTGCGAGGTCGAACGCCATCCGACGTTCCTAGTTGGCACAAGCGAGGCTGGACCGTCGAACTGTCCCCCGTCGAGCGAGGCCTGCTGTGCGACAACGGGTTGCAGGCGCTTGTGTCGCTTCACCGCATCGACGACCCCGACACGCTGGCGTTCTTCCGTGGCGGGACCGATCCGAGTAGGACAGCGCTGCAGCGCTACCTCGACAAACTGCGCGGATGGTACGAATGGTGCCATGCCGATATGCAGGTAGGCGGTGCCACATTGGCCGAGGCGCTGCGTGTCATCGTGGATGCGGCGCCCGACACAGACGCGGAGACTGTGGTCTGGGGCGACGCCCGGGTGGGAAACATCAGCTTCGGTGACGACCTCTCGGTCGTCGCGTTGTTCGACTGGGAGACTGCGGGCACCGGGCCGCCGGACATCGACGTCGGTTGGTGGCTGATGTTCGAGCGCTTTCTGTGCGAAGCACTGGGGTTCACCCGGCTGCCCGGTATTCCGGACGACGACGAGATCGTCAGGCGCTACCTCGAATTCGGTGGGACCCTCACCGGCGACATCGCCTACTACCAGCTGATAGCCGCCTTTGTTCTGTCGCTGATCAACAATCGGCTCGCCCGGCTGCTCGAGCGTGACGGCTTAGATGTGGTGACGGCTCAAAGTTATCCCCGCATGTCGGTCGGACTGGTCGAGCACTATCTCGACCGGCTCTGA
- a CDS encoding mycofactocin-coupled SDR family oxidoreductase, which translates to MTTGRLAGKVAFITGAARGQGRAHAVRMAHEGANVIAVDIAGPLPEWVRYPSATPDDLDETVRAVKAAGGRITATAADIRDLDGLRTAVDQGVDAFGRLDIIVANAGICVPAPWNEITPESFRDIIDVNVTGTWNTVMAGAHRIIEGGRGGSIILISSYAGVKVQPYMVHYTASKHAVTGMARAFAAELGKHEIRVNSVHPGPVNTPMGGGDMIAALFSAIESNPTLNNMGTPFLPQWACEPEDVAAAVCWLASDESRFVTATRLSVDQGMAQF; encoded by the coding sequence TTGACGACGGGACGGCTGGCGGGCAAGGTCGCGTTCATCACCGGTGCTGCCAGGGGGCAGGGACGTGCCCATGCGGTCCGGATGGCACACGAAGGGGCCAATGTCATCGCCGTCGACATCGCAGGCCCGCTTCCCGAATGGGTGCGCTACCCGTCGGCCACACCGGACGATCTCGACGAGACGGTGCGGGCAGTCAAGGCTGCGGGGGGCCGAATAACGGCCACGGCGGCCGACATCCGCGATCTCGACGGACTGAGGACGGCCGTCGATCAGGGAGTCGACGCCTTCGGGCGGCTGGACATCATCGTTGCCAATGCGGGAATTTGCGTCCCTGCGCCATGGAACGAGATCACCCCGGAGTCGTTCCGCGACATCATTGACGTCAACGTGACGGGCACCTGGAACACGGTGATGGCGGGTGCTCACCGCATCATCGAAGGGGGCCGCGGCGGCTCGATCATTCTGATCAGCTCCTACGCAGGCGTCAAGGTGCAGCCGTACATGGTGCATTACACGGCCAGCAAGCACGCGGTGACGGGAATGGCCAGGGCTTTCGCGGCCGAGCTGGGCAAGCACGAAATCAGGGTCAACAGTGTCCATCCCGGACCGGTCAACACCCCGATGGGTGGCGGTGACATGATCGCCGCGTTGTTCTCCGCGATTGAGAGCAACCCCACGCTGAACAACATGGGTACGCCATTCCTGCCGCAGTGGGCGTGCGAACCGGAGGACGTCGCGGCCGCGGTGTGTTGGTTGGCGTCCGACGAGTCACGCTTCGTGACGGCAACGCGGCTGTCGGTCGACCAGGGCATGGCGCAGTTCTAG
- a CDS encoding NAD(P)-dependent oxidoreductase has translation MAGTVGFLGAGQLGEPMVARLLAADHDVLVYARRDDVRSRLVDRGATPAGSVAELARGSDILIACLYADAQLRETGLGPEGFIANAKPGSVFVSHTTGTLATLQALQESSPAGPVILDGPVSGTVENIDAGTLTVLLGGPADAVARVTPVLSAYAEPVVPTGELGSALAIKLVNNLLFAANAQLLAAATELGGQLGVEPTALLSTLQVCSARSHVAAHAHRIGGMERFEEMAGHFLRKDVAACREAAIEAGVDLGLLGMAVREGPLSLDAVDTTREGTR, from the coding sequence ATGGCCGGAACTGTGGGGTTTCTCGGGGCCGGCCAACTCGGCGAACCCATGGTGGCGCGCCTGCTCGCGGCGGACCACGACGTGCTGGTGTACGCCCGGCGCGACGACGTGCGGAGCCGGCTGGTGGACCGGGGCGCCACGCCGGCAGGCTCCGTGGCAGAGTTGGCGCGCGGCAGCGACATCCTCATCGCCTGCCTGTACGCTGACGCGCAACTGCGCGAAACGGGCCTCGGCCCGGAAGGTTTCATCGCCAACGCGAAGCCAGGATCGGTGTTCGTGTCCCACACCACCGGCACGTTGGCCACCTTGCAGGCCTTGCAGGAGTCCTCCCCGGCTGGGCCGGTGATCCTCGATGGGCCGGTCAGTGGGACCGTCGAGAACATTGATGCGGGCACGTTGACCGTGCTCCTCGGTGGACCTGCCGACGCCGTTGCCAGGGTGACACCCGTGCTGTCCGCCTACGCCGAACCTGTGGTGCCCACCGGGGAACTCGGCAGTGCGTTGGCCATCAAGCTCGTCAACAATCTGTTGTTCGCGGCGAACGCTCAACTGCTCGCAGCAGCAACGGAACTGGGCGGCCAGCTGGGTGTCGAACCGACCGCGTTGTTGTCGACGTTGCAGGTGTGCAGCGCCCGCAGTCATGTGGCGGCTCACGCACACCGCATCGGTGGGATGGAACGCTTCGAGGAAATGGCCGGTCACTTCCTGCGTAAAGACGTTGCCGCGTGCCGTGAGGCCGCCATCGAAGCGGGGGTCGACCTCGGGCTTCTGGGGATGGCCGTACGGGAAGGGCCGTTATCACTCGATGCGGTCGACACGACGCGGGAGGGAACACGTTGA
- a CDS encoding cytochrome P450, giving the protein MPVEDLEQFMAWEDKILHQTGVGGEANAARLEDMTHVMGYFSGLIQQRRENREPDAVAAADVADVSGPRTERTGSA; this is encoded by the coding sequence GTGCCCGTCGAGGATCTCGAGCAGTTCATGGCCTGGGAGGACAAGATCCTGCATCAAACGGGCGTGGGAGGGGAAGCCAACGCCGCGCGGCTCGAGGACATGACGCACGTGATGGGTTACTTCTCCGGCCTCATTCAACAGCGCCGCGAGAACCGCGAGCCGGATGCCGTCGCTGCCGCTGACGTGGCTGACGTGAGCGGGCCGCGCACGGAGCGCACAGGGAGCGCCTGA
- a CDS encoding cytochrome P450, protein MSESQSGATCPVKDLELNTPDSPALTHFRLPDECQDDARPAFRNREAGVEYWVFTDNAVILDGLQHPDKWSSSFIVPTDPEPPYKWIPIMIDPPDHAKWGQVLAEYFSPGRVKGLREAQQKLAAELVDQLVSDGGCDFVERTRACSRRQSSSR, encoded by the coding sequence ATGAGCGAGAGTCAGTCAGGCGCAACATGTCCCGTCAAGGACCTGGAGTTGAACACGCCAGACTCGCCCGCGCTGACGCACTTCCGCCTGCCGGACGAGTGCCAGGATGACGCGCGGCCGGCCTTCCGGAACCGGGAGGCCGGCGTCGAGTATTGGGTATTCACCGACAACGCGGTGATCCTCGATGGTTTGCAGCACCCGGACAAGTGGTCGAGTAGCTTCATCGTGCCGACCGACCCGGAGCCGCCGTACAAGTGGATTCCGATCATGATCGACCCGCCCGACCATGCCAAGTGGGGGCAGGTACTGGCGGAATACTTCTCGCCCGGCCGCGTCAAGGGCCTCCGCGAGGCGCAGCAGAAGCTGGCGGCGGAACTCGTCGACCAGCTCGTCAGCGACGGCGGGTGCGACTTCGTCGAACGGACTCGCGCGTGTTCCCGTCGACAGTCTTCCTCACGATAA
- a CDS encoding SDR family oxidoreductase, whose amino-acid sequence MATGMVMNDAMATMVEANDPGLSSMQHALPIQILMPADITNAVAFLVSDEAKFITGITRPLNAGFPVR is encoded by the coding sequence GTGGCGACCGGGATGGTCATGAACGACGCCATGGCCACAATGGTTGAAGCCAACGACCCCGGACTGTCCTCGATGCAGCATGCGCTGCCCATCCAGATCCTCATGCCGGCGGACATCACGAACGCAGTGGCCTTCCTGGTGTCCGACGAGGCCAAGTTCATCACCGGCATCACCCGGCCGCTGAATGCCGGCTTCCCCGTTCGCTGA
- a CDS encoding IS1380 family transposase, which produces MKNIAAASPVKVSADGHGVVSHAGMGMLRELADRTGLSAQVTAALADTYRGPWVYAPGEVFADLAAAVADGADCIDAVGQLCGDREHVLGAKASTTTMWRLIDERIDAAHLPGVRAARAAARAAAWAVGAAPTTGGWLHIDIDATLVIDHSDNKAGAAPTWKKTFGLHPLLAFLDRPDIAGGEALAGLLRNGNAGSNTASDHIIVLHQALASLPAAWRPNPDDPDNPEAPKVLVRCDTAGSTHKFAAACRAAGAGFSFGYPVDTRVQDAVDTLNLGDCWYPAIDTDGGIRDGAWVAEATDLVNLASWPEGTRLILRKERPHPGAQLRFTDADGMRVTAFITDTPPGVVPGQVAGLELRHRQHARVEDRIRELKATGLRNLPCHSFWANAAWLEIVLAAADLVTWTRLIGFASDRALARVEITTFRYRVLHVAARITRGARQLRLRIDATWRWAAAIAAAWHRVRTAFG; this is translated from the coding sequence GTGAAGAATATCGCGGCGGCATCGCCGGTGAAAGTTTCCGCCGACGGCCATGGCGTTGTGTCGCATGCCGGGATGGGCATGCTGCGTGAGCTTGCCGACCGGACCGGCTTATCGGCGCAGGTCACGGCCGCGTTGGCCGACACCTACCGCGGCCCGTGGGTGTATGCGCCTGGGGAGGTGTTCGCTGATCTGGCGGCCGCGGTCGCCGACGGCGCGGACTGCATCGACGCGGTCGGTCAGCTGTGCGGTGACCGGGAGCACGTCCTGGGGGCCAAGGCCTCAACGACCACCATGTGGCGGCTGATCGATGAGCGGATCGATGCCGCGCATCTACCCGGGGTGCGCGCAGCCCGAGCCGCGGCGCGGGCAGCGGCCTGGGCTGTCGGAGCCGCCCCCACCACCGGCGGCTGGCTGCATATCGACATCGATGCCACGCTGGTGATCGATCACTCCGACAACAAGGCCGGGGCTGCGCCGACCTGGAAGAAAACGTTCGGGCTGCACCCGCTGCTGGCGTTTCTGGACCGCCCCGACATCGCCGGCGGCGAAGCCCTGGCCGGGTTGCTGCGCAACGGTAACGCCGGCTCCAACACCGCCTCCGACCACATCATCGTCCTGCACCAGGCTTTGGCATCGCTGCCAGCGGCGTGGCGGCCCAACCCCGACGATCCCGACAACCCCGAGGCCCCGAAGGTGTTGGTGCGCTGCGATACCGCCGGATCCACCCACAAATTCGCCGCAGCGTGCCGGGCCGCCGGGGCCGGGTTCTCCTTCGGGTACCCCGTCGATACCCGCGTCCAGGACGCCGTGGACACCCTCAACCTCGGCGATTGCTGGTATCCAGCGATCGACACCGACGGCGGGATCCGCGACGGCGCGTGGGTCGCTGAAGCCACCGACCTGGTCAACCTGGCCTCCTGGCCCGAAGGGACCCGGCTGATCCTGCGTAAAGAACGCCCCCACCCCGGCGCGCAGTTGCGGTTCACCGACGCCGACGGCATGCGGGTCACCGCGTTCATCACCGACACACCACCGGGTGTCGTACCCGGTCAGGTCGCCGGTCTGGAACTACGGCACCGCCAGCACGCCCGCGTCGAGGACCGTATCCGCGAACTCAAAGCCACCGGGCTGCGTAACCTGCCCTGCCACTCCTTCTGGGCCAATGCTGCCTGGCTCGAAATCGTCCTGGCCGCCGCTGACCTGGTCACCTGGACCCGCCTCATCGGGTTCGCCAGCGATCGCGCTCTGGCCCGCGTCGAGATCACCACGTTCCGCTACCGGGTCCTGCACGTGGCCGCCCGTATCACCCGCGGCGCCCGCCAACTGCGGCTACGCATCGATGCCACCTGGCGCTGGGCGGCGGCGATCGCCGCCGCCTGGCACCGCGTCCGCACCGCCTTCGGATAA
- a CDS encoding Zn-ribbon domain-containing OB-fold protein: MSTAAVTLAATIPGEHVRIAVNKDTEPFWQAAKERRLVAPQCADCQTFRLPPTPFCPTCQSKAVHWVELSGRATVYSFAVVHGFPGMPELVLVPAVLDLPDAPGARLVSNVVDVAPSGVTIGMSVRVDFSPITDGWLLPVFRVDGEE; the protein is encoded by the coding sequence ATGAGCACCGCTGCGGTCACCCTGGCCGCCACCATCCCCGGCGAGCACGTGCGGATCGCCGTCAACAAGGACACAGAACCGTTCTGGCAGGCCGCGAAGGAGCGTCGGCTGGTCGCGCCGCAATGCGCTGACTGCCAGACGTTCCGGCTGCCTCCGACTCCGTTCTGTCCCACTTGCCAATCAAAGGCGGTGCACTGGGTCGAGCTGAGCGGCCGGGCCACCGTCTACAGTTTCGCCGTGGTGCACGGCTTCCCTGGCATGCCCGAGCTCGTCCTAGTACCTGCCGTGCTGGACCTTCCCGACGCCCCTGGTGCCCGACTGGTGTCGAACGTCGTCGATGTCGCGCCTAGTGGCGTCACGATCGGAATGTCGGTGCGCGTAGATTTTTCACCGATTACTGACGGATGGCTGCTCCCAGTTTTCCGAGTCGACGGCGAGGAGTGA